One Mycobacterium sp. SMC-4 DNA window includes the following coding sequences:
- a CDS encoding AarF/ABC1/UbiB kinase family protein encodes MDDGAVSEIKRGRAARNAKLASLPVGMAGRAALGFGKRLTGKSKDEVNAELMDKAAQQLFTVLGELKGGAMKVGQALSVMEAAIPEQYGKPYREALTKLQREAPPLPAPRVHRVLDQQLGTKWRDRFQSFDDTSVASASIGQVHKAVWSDGRQVAVKIQYPGADEALRADLKTMQRMVSVLKQLSPGADVQGVVDELISRTEMELDYRLEADNQRAFAKAYADDPKFVVPHVVASSPKVVIQEWIEGIPLSQIIREGTQDQRDLMATRLFEFCNDAPTRLEMVHGDAHPGNFMLMPEDKMGVIDFGAVAPMPGGWPLELGLTLRYAVDKNYDKLLPTMQKAGFIQKGQQVSTREIDDMLKQYVDPLEVPVFHYNRKWLQRLTTLELDKAAGQIKAARQMDIPPKLAIPMRVIASIVAISCQLDAHVPTRRIAEESVPGFADPDAV; translated from the coding sequence GTGGATGATGGAGCCGTGAGTGAGATCAAGCGGGGCCGCGCAGCACGCAACGCCAAGTTGGCGTCGCTGCCGGTGGGGATGGCCGGGCGTGCCGCGCTGGGCTTCGGAAAGCGTCTGACCGGAAAGTCCAAGGACGAGGTCAACGCCGAGCTGATGGACAAGGCCGCCCAGCAGCTGTTCACCGTGCTCGGCGAGCTCAAGGGCGGCGCGATGAAGGTGGGCCAGGCGCTGTCGGTGATGGAAGCCGCGATCCCCGAGCAGTACGGCAAGCCCTACCGCGAGGCGTTGACCAAACTGCAGCGTGAGGCTCCACCGCTGCCTGCCCCGCGCGTACACCGGGTGCTCGACCAGCAACTGGGCACCAAGTGGCGCGACCGGTTCCAGTCCTTCGACGACACGTCGGTGGCCTCGGCCAGCATCGGCCAGGTGCACAAGGCCGTCTGGTCTGACGGTCGCCAGGTCGCGGTGAAGATCCAGTACCCGGGCGCCGACGAAGCGTTGCGCGCCGACCTGAAAACCATGCAACGCATGGTCAGTGTGCTCAAGCAACTCTCCCCCGGCGCCGACGTGCAGGGCGTGGTCGACGAGCTGATCTCGCGCACCGAGATGGAACTGGACTACCGGCTCGAAGCCGACAATCAACGCGCGTTCGCCAAGGCCTACGCCGACGACCCGAAATTCGTCGTCCCTCATGTGGTCGCCAGCTCACCCAAGGTCGTCATCCAGGAGTGGATCGAGGGCATCCCGCTCTCCCAGATCATCCGCGAGGGCACCCAGGACCAGCGCGACCTGATGGCCACTCGGCTGTTCGAGTTCTGCAACGACGCGCCGACCCGGCTGGAGATGGTGCACGGCGACGCGCACCCCGGGAACTTCATGCTGATGCCCGAGGACAAGATGGGCGTCATCGACTTCGGAGCGGTGGCGCCGATGCCGGGCGGCTGGCCGCTCGAACTCGGCCTGACCCTGCGCTACGCCGTCGACAAGAACTACGACAAGTTGTTGCCCACCATGCAGAAGGCCGGCTTCATCCAGAAGGGTCAGCAGGTGTCCACCCGCGAGATCGACGACATGCTCAAGCAGTACGTCGACCCGCTGGAGGTTCCGGTGTTCCACTACAACCGCAAGTGGCTACAGCGGCTGACGACCCTGGAACTCGACAAGGCCGCCGGGCAGATCAAGGCTGCCCGGCAGATGGACATTCCGCCGAAGCTGGCGATCCCGATGCGGGTGATCGCGTCGATCGTGGCGATCTCGTGTCAGCTCGACGCCCACGTGCCCACCAGGCGCATCGCCGAGGAGTCCGTGCCGGGCTTCGCCGACCCCGACGCCGTCTGA
- a CDS encoding cyclodehydratase, giving the protein MTRYALDPATPVLSRPDGCVQVGWDPRRAVVVRPPDGLPAAVLAELLRALQDAATVSDLQSRAAQHGVPADAVSDLLTGLLSTGVATTAVAPRARSAAVRIHGSGPLSDLLSTALRANNVRVSRSSRTHASTGSAELAVLTDYLVADPRVVRDLQDAGVAHLPVRVRDGTGLIGPLVIPGVTSCLRCADMHRSDRDAAWPAVASQLCQTVGTADRATVLATAGLALGEIDRVLGALAHDGTAPAPAPLTLDTTLEFDVRTGSVATRRWSRHPNCWC; this is encoded by the coding sequence ATGACGCGCTATGCGCTCGATCCGGCGACGCCGGTGCTGTCCCGACCAGACGGCTGCGTGCAGGTGGGCTGGGACCCGCGCCGCGCAGTGGTGGTGCGCCCGCCCGACGGTCTGCCGGCTGCGGTCCTGGCCGAGTTGCTGCGTGCATTGCAGGACGCCGCGACGGTCTCTGACCTGCAGTCCAGGGCCGCCCAACACGGGGTGCCCGCCGACGCGGTGTCGGACCTGCTCACCGGTCTGCTTTCCACCGGGGTGGCCACCACCGCCGTTGCGCCGCGGGCGCGCTCGGCGGCGGTACGGATACATGGCAGCGGGCCGCTGTCGGATCTGCTCAGTACCGCATTGCGCGCCAACAATGTTCGGGTCAGTCGCAGCAGCCGCACGCACGCCTCCACCGGGTCGGCAGAGCTGGCGGTGCTCACCGACTACCTGGTCGCCGACCCTCGTGTGGTGCGAGACCTGCAGGACGCCGGCGTCGCCCACCTCCCGGTGCGGGTGCGCGACGGCACCGGGTTGATCGGGCCGTTGGTCATACCCGGGGTGACCAGTTGTCTGCGCTGCGCCGACATGCACCGCAGCGACCGGGATGCCGCGTGGCCGGCTGTCGCGTCGCAGTTGTGTCAGACCGTCGGCACCGCGGACCGGGCCACCGTGCTGGCCACCGCCGGTCTGGCGCTCGGTGAGATCGACCGCGTATTGGGCGCCTTGGCCCACGACGGCACCGCCCCGGCCCCGGCGCCGTTGACGCTGGACACCACCCTCGAGTTCGACGTCCGCACCGGGTCGGTGGCCACCCGCCGGTGGTCGCGGCACCCGAACTGCTGGTGCTGA
- a CDS encoding zinc-dependent metalloprotease has product MADLPFGFSPGDDPERDKRKNDPGSGAGNDPSSGPAGGDPFGGFPGGNPFAAAGGNEFDMSQLGQIFSKLGEMFSGAGTAMAGGKAAGPVNYDLARQLAASSIGFVAPIPEHTATALADAVRLAETWLDGATALPAGSTRTAAWTPTDWIDNTLETWKRLCDPVAEQISTVWASALPEEAQAMAGPLLAMMSQMGGMAFGSQLGQALGTLSREVLTSTDIGLPLGPKGVAALMPEAIEAFADGLEQPRSEIVTFLAAREAAHHRLFSHVPWLSSQLLNTVEAFAKGTKIDMSGIEEFAQGFDPSALTDPSQLEQLLNQGIFEPKATPEQTAALERLETLLALIEGWVQTVVAAALGDRIPGTSALSETLRRRRATGGPAEQTFATLVGLELRPRKMREAAQLWDKLTQAVGSDARDAVWQHPDLLPSASDLDEPAGFIDRVIGGDTSDLDSAIEQALDEEREREHRENGPDSPQ; this is encoded by the coding sequence ATGGCTGACCTGCCCTTCGGGTTCTCCCCCGGGGACGACCCCGAGCGTGACAAGCGCAAGAACGATCCCGGCTCCGGTGCGGGCAACGATCCCTCCTCCGGCCCGGCCGGCGGTGACCCCTTCGGGGGGTTCCCGGGTGGAAACCCGTTCGCCGCAGCGGGCGGTAACGAGTTCGACATGTCCCAGCTCGGCCAGATCTTCAGCAAACTGGGCGAGATGTTCAGCGGCGCCGGCACCGCGATGGCCGGCGGCAAGGCCGCCGGTCCGGTGAACTACGACCTGGCACGTCAGCTGGCGGCCAGCTCGATCGGTTTCGTCGCCCCCATCCCGGAGCACACCGCCACCGCGTTGGCCGACGCGGTACGGCTGGCCGAGACCTGGCTCGACGGTGCCACCGCGCTGCCTGCGGGCAGCACCCGCACCGCGGCGTGGACGCCGACGGACTGGATCGACAACACGCTGGAGACCTGGAAGCGGTTGTGCGACCCGGTCGCCGAGCAGATCTCCACGGTGTGGGCCTCCGCGCTGCCCGAAGAAGCCCAAGCCATGGCGGGCCCGCTGTTGGCGATGATGTCGCAGATGGGTGGCATGGCTTTCGGCTCGCAGCTGGGGCAGGCCTTGGGCACGTTGTCGCGGGAAGTGTTGACCTCCACCGACATCGGGCTGCCGCTGGGCCCCAAAGGGGTGGCCGCGCTGATGCCCGAGGCCATCGAGGCCTTCGCCGACGGTCTCGAACAGCCGCGCAGTGAGATCGTCACGTTCCTGGCTGCGCGCGAAGCCGCCCACCACCGGCTGTTCAGCCACGTTCCGTGGCTGTCTTCGCAGCTGCTCAACACCGTGGAAGCGTTCGCCAAGGGCACCAAGATCGACATGAGCGGCATCGAGGAGTTCGCCCAAGGGTTCGACCCGTCCGCGCTGACCGATCCGTCCCAGCTGGAGCAGCTGCTCAACCAGGGCATCTTCGAGCCCAAGGCCACCCCGGAGCAGACCGCGGCGCTGGAACGGCTGGAGACGTTGCTCGCGCTGATCGAGGGCTGGGTTCAGACCGTGGTCGCCGCGGCGCTCGGCGACCGGATTCCAGGGACCTCGGCTCTGAGTGAAACCCTGCGCCGTCGTCGGGCCACCGGTGGTCCGGCCGAGCAGACCTTCGCCACCCTCGTCGGACTGGAGTTGCGGCCGCGCAAGATGCGCGAGGCCGCCCAACTGTGGGACAAGCTGACCCAGGCGGTCGGCTCGGACGCGCGCGACGCGGTGTGGCAGCACCCCGATCTGCTGCCCAGCGCCTCCGATCTCGACGAGCCGGCGGGGTTCATCGACCGGGTGATCGGCGGGGACACCAGCGACCTCGACAGCGCCATCGAACAGGCTCTGGACGAGGAACGCGAGCGCGAGCACCGCGAGAACGGTCCGGATTCTCCCCAGTAG